TCCTTGCCTATCAATCCCATCTCATCGCATATCATTAATACTTCAAGAAATAACCGGATGATCTCATGGTCCAAGGTCGAGATGAAATCCGCTATTGTCGTAAAGTGAGGCCTGGTGTCCGCTGATAATGCCATAAATACTATGTTCTCTTCGCAGCACCGGGCTATCTTCCGGCTTGAGGTAATACCACGAGAGTAAGCATACAGTATGATCTTTAACAGTATCGCAGGATCATACGCAGGTGCGCCGGTCTCGTCATTTTGGTATCGCGAATCAAATATCGATAGGTCTATTTCGTTGTCTATTAGATAATGAAGGGTATGCTCGAATGTCCCCGGCAGTATCTGTTTATCAAAATGGATAGGTATGAACTTGCCCTGTGAATAATCATACTCTTTGTATCTCGCCATATGTCTCCTTTCTTACTAAGCGGTGTAATGTTTTTCTCTATGTAATCATATGGCAATTCTAAGAGGATTTCAAGACTTTTTCTACAGGTTCAACGTCTATGTCGGAAGAAAAGCCCGTCAGGGTTTTGAGGTAAGTCTCTTCCGCCATTGATATCTCCCGTTGAGGGCAGTCCAAAATTAAGCAATACTAACTTGCAGTCGTTTACCCAAAGCAGACGCTACACGCTCTAAAGTTGATAGTTTGATGTCCTCTGCATGATTCTCAATTCTTGAAATTGCAGTCTTTTTGGTCTTAAGTCTACGAGCAAGTTCTTCCTGAGTTAAGCCTGCGGATTTGCGTGCCTGACGAAGCATCACTCCAACTTTAAACTGTTCATAGCCTTCATCAAATCCTTCAGTAAATTTCTTGTCTCTTTTTTTTCTTTCGCTTATATATTTTTTCAAGTCACTCATGCTTTAAC
The sequence above is drawn from the Nitrospirota bacterium genome and encodes:
- a CDS encoding helix-turn-helix transcriptional regulator; the encoded protein is MSDLKKYISERKKRDKKFTEGFDEGYEQFKVGVMLRQARKSAGLTQEELARRLKTKKTAISRIENHAEDIKLSTLERVASALGKRLQVSIA